One region of Armigeres subalbatus isolate Guangzhou_Male chromosome 3, GZ_Asu_2, whole genome shotgun sequence genomic DNA includes:
- the LOC134223385 gene encoding galectin-7-like isoform X2: MAQQITSPVLPFMGRLPTEMQPGCRIRIRGVISRPSGDCRIHLQSGDSLDPMDDVALHLNLRPTTREILRNSCTAGQWGHEERAANSPINFDDDFDLVIGADSGGYNIEIDGHQFTSFNHRLAVQSVRFIFITGGCAIRAVLFENWNVNVPNTISVHPSAPVLGQTPSSPSIPVPFQLPSWPHGNFQHFGMPQTPVYPQVPYLAYNPAMLMQQPLIMTFPNESPKNSDKGSNMQYNIVITVLWNL; encoded by the exons ATGGCTCAGCAGATCACCTCCCCG GTTCTACCTTTTATGGGGAGGCTCCCGACTGAAATGCAACCGGGATGTCGCATCAGGATACGGGGAGTTATAAGCCGTCCCAGTGGAGACTGTCGCATCCACTTGCAGAGCGGCGATAGTTTGGACCCGATGGATGACGTTGCATTGCACTTGAACCTTCGGCCTACCACAAGGGAAATTCTGCGTAACAGCTGCACGGCCGGCCAATGGGGACATGAAGAACGTGCTGCAAATAGCCCGATAAATTTTGATGACGACTTTGATTTAGTTATCGGTGCTGACTCGGGTGGATATAATATCGAGATTGATGGTCACCAGTTCACCAGTTTCAATCACCGACTAGCAGTGCAAAGTGTGCGATTTATCTTCATAACGGGTGGTTGTGCTATACGTGCGGTTCTGTTTGAAAATTGGAACGTTAACGTGCCGAATACGATAAGTGTTCACCCGAGTGCTCCGGTCCTTGGCCAAACGCCTTCGTCGCCTTCAATCCCGGTTCCGTTTCAGTTACCGTCGTGGCCTCATGGCAATTTTCAGCATTTCGGCATGCCGCAAACTCCAGTGTACCCTCAAGTGCCGTATCTTGCATACAATCCAGCAATGCTGATGCAGCAGCCATTGATAA TGACTTTCCCTAATGAATCACCGAAGAATTCTGATAAAGGATCAAACATGCAGTACAACATAGTTATAACGGTTCTATGG aatctgTAA